A stretch of Aedes aegypti strain LVP_AGWG chromosome 2, AaegL5.0 Primary Assembly, whole genome shotgun sequence DNA encodes these proteins:
- the LOC5569150 gene encoding elongator complex protein 5: MCVCFGTAIKNNHEVSSKHFLTFKNCSNILIKMLSNYLLNQQKILLIKDHLGIESTALKVVTKWLCDGKGPEAVPEPVESLTEQGPYLVARISKLARTKTPRELFQFVQRCKQNGSVQYLFLWATEKNISEKFLVPFLEHQSELIVTLEDERHLTIVVKKSGGSISNKRYQYQLQEGCFSVKELKKTDQSKGISTSLDSSVASIDPASLGTFKIGNLKKEEQEAKEALTLPFEFFKATPEGGRVLYHPDAEDDLDEEDPDDDLLI, from the exons ATGTGTGTTTGTTTTGGTACCGCTATCAAGAATAATCATGAAGTTTCGTCAAAGCATTTCctaacttttaaaaattgttccaatattttaatcaaaatgttaagtaattatttattgaatcaaCAGAAAATCCTGCTTATTAAAG ATCACCTCGGAATCGAAAGCACCGCATTGAAGGTAGTGACGAAATGGCTCTGCGATGGAAAAGGACCGGAGGCTGTTCCAGAACCTGTTGAATCGCTCACCGAGCAAGGACCATATCTTGTTGCCCGGATATCGAAACTAGCCCGCACAAAAACACCTCGGGAGCTGTTCCAGTTTGTACAACGCTGTAAGCAAAATGGTTCCGTTCAGTATCTGTTCCTTTGGGCCACGGAGAAAAACATCtcggaaaagtttttggtaccgTTTCTGGAACACCAGAGCGAGCTGATTGTGACCCTTGAGGACGAACGTCATCTAACTATTGTGGTGAAGAAATCTGGCGGATCGATCAGTAACAAACGGTACCAGTACCAACTGCAGGAGGGATGTTTTTCGGTGAAAGAATTGAAGAAAACGGATCAGTCGAAGGGGATTTCGACATCGCTTGACTCGTCGGTGGCCAGCATCGACCCGGCTTCGTTGGGCACGTTCAAAATTGGGAACCTGAAGAAGGAGGAACAGGAAGCGAAGGAAGCGCTGACACTGCCGTTTGAATT CTTCAAAGCGACACCCGAAGGCGGTCGAGTGCTTTACCATCCGGATGCCGAGGACGATCTGGACGAAGAAGACCCAGACGATGATTTACTGATATGA